The genomic segment CGGTTGTGGCTGTGGAAATCGCCGCGGCTGGTGATAGGTCAGATTTATGGTAGAATAAAGCTACCATAATGATATACAGTAGGTGAGTTTGTTGAGAGCTTTTAAATTTGTCATTCCAGTCATGCTGCTCGTTGGAGGGTTTGGCTGGATGAAATTGACGAAAGAATTCCAAGAAGTGCCCGGATTAACGCGCTTGGCTATTATAATTGGTGCGATGATTTTGAGCGGGATCATTTCTTACTTTTTATTTCCAAAAGACGAAGGCGAAAAATCCTAAAGAGAGACCGATAGCGAATTTGCTATCGGTCTTTTGTTTATTTGCTAATACGTCATTTGCGTTAACTTGATTTAAATATTTGTTGACTCATAATGTGTTATCTATTATTCTGTTAAAGATAACATAAACTTTAGGGGTGTATCAGATCATGACAACAGCTACAGTAAAAACAAAAAGTAAAAGCGCAATGAGTCCGTTAACACTTGTCTACAGTGGAATGTTCGCAGCACTGATGATGATTGGCGCAAATATTACCGCATTTGTACCATTTCTAGTTGTGGGTGGTGTGCCGATTACATTGCAGACATTTTTTGCGATTCTTGCGGGACTTATTCTTGGTAGTCGCAGGGGTGCACTGGCGATGGCGGTCTATATGTTCATCGGGCTTGCGGGGGCGCCTGTATTTGCGAGATTCAGTGGTGGTTTTGGATCAATTATCAGTCCGACATTCGGATTTATCATATCTTATATTTTAGTAGCATTCATCGTCGGGAAAATCGTTGAAAAGAACGGGAAATTACATGGTTATATTATTGCTGCAATCGTTGGAATGGTTCTAAATTATGTAATCGGAACGAACTGGATGTATTATGCCTATAAGCTCTGGGCTGCGGCACCGGATGCCTTTACATACAAAGTCGCGTGGCTATGGATGGTGCCGCCACTGCCGAAAGATATTATCCTTGCCGTCCTTGCTGGAATCTTTGGACACCGTATGTATAAGGTATTGAAAGTGAGGCGTTAATATGACGAAGTATACTGAGTTAGCTGAACGTGTTCTAGTGGGACATGTCCTGACGGATGAGGAAGCCCTATCGATATTGGGGAGTCCAGAAGAGGACTTGCTGCCGCTTTTGCACGCGGCTTATATAATCCGGAAACATTATTATGGGAATAAAGTGAAGCTTAATATGATAATGAATACGAAATCTGGCTTATGCCCGGAAAACTGCGGGTATTGTGCACAGTCGATTATTTCAAAAGCGCCAATCGAAAAGTATGCCATGATGAAAAAAGAAGAAATTGTAGCAGGTGCAGCTAGAGCAGCCGAATTGAATGCAGGAACCTACTGTATTGTGGCTAGCGGGAGAGGTCCTGCGAACCGTGAACTCGAAATTGTTATCAATTCCGTGAAGGAAATCAAGTCGAAGTATGAGCATATGACCATTTGTGCATGTCTTGGACTGTTAAAACCAGACCAAGCGTCCCGATTGAAAGATGCTGGCGTCGACCGTTACAATCACAACATCAATACGTCGGAAGCCCACCATGGAAGTATCACAACGTCTCATACTTATGAGGACCGCGTAAACACGGTCGATCTTGTGAAGCAGTCGGGTATTTCACCGTGTTCTGGCGTTATCATTGGTATGCGTGAAACGAAACAAGACGTCGTCTCAATGGCACGCAGTTTGTATGCAATGGATGCAGATTCGATTCCAGTGAACTTTTTACATGCCGTGGATGGGACACCCCTTGGCGGGACAGACGAGTTAACACCGATCTATTGCTTGAAAGTACTATGCTTGTTCAGATTCATTAATCCCACAAAGGAAATCAGGATTTCCGGCGGGCGTGAAGTGAACTTACGCAGTCTTCAGCCGTTAGGGCTATACCCGGCAAACTCGATTTTTATTGGGGATTATTTGACGACAACCGGCCAGGAAAGTGAAAGAGACTATCAAACGCTGAAGGATATGGGATTCGAAATAGACTTAGAACCTTTAGCAAAACAGCCTGTTCCAGTGTGATTGAAAAATGGACATCCCATTTCGACGGGATGTCCATTTTTTCATTCAGGTGTATCAAATGGTTGCAGAATATCTCTTTTGCCTTTTGTGTGAAAAATAAGTACTTTATCAGTAGGATCGTACTTTTTACCATAAAATGTTTCATCTTTATAAGTGTGGATTTCATCGTACGTCTGTGTCATTGCATTGTAGATTTCTTCTTCACCTGAATCAGTTGGTGACCAGTATAAGATTTCAAGTACCGTATTTTCGCCTGTTGCAAGGGAGCGACGATTATAGCCGATGCGCTGTGCATGTGTGAAGTTTTCACGTGAGTAAAATTTAAGTCGTTTTGCAGTATCTGTATCTTCATAATCGACTGGCTCCACTTCAAGGAGAATCGGTTTATTCTTGGATTTTAACATTGTTAATAATTTGCTGCCAAGTCCCATGCCGCGTGATTGTGTTGAAACGAACAAGTAGTCGACGAATATAAACTTCTCGAACTCGACATACATGAGCACATGATGAGGTCCTTCATCCTTCTTATAAACACTTTTCTTGTCAGTTAGTAACGCATCCATATGTTCCTTTGACTTCATCTCTTCAACGGGGAAGTATTCATTTAGCTTCTCATACCAATTCAAAATGTGTTGCCTCCAATGGTTTATTTACCCCGGAGTTTTTTGTTTTGGATTGTGAGACCGAGGAAAAAAGAAGGGTAGTAAAAAATCCTCTATTCTACTGTATACCCATTATTTTAAATAAATAAACTTGCTCGGTTTTAATTAAGTAAATGAAACTATTTCCTAGATTATCCGTATACTTAGCTAACAACAAAAAATCTTACTCAGTGGAAAAGGGTGTATATATGTTTAATTTACTTATATTCTCAATTATTGTGGGCATCGTGTTCAGTCTAGTTATTGTCCCATTTATATTAAGTACTCAAGCGAAGCGTGGTGCGGATGAGGAAGCTGTAAGAACTCCTTTTAATAGAGGAGCTGCGATTGTTACCGTAGCTATATTATCTGCTATAGCCGTATTCGTGTTTTACTATACGACAAACATGGACCGTAACTGGACGTCTCTGTGGATGGTGCTTTTAGTCGTTACATTGCTAGGTGCTTTGTCGGCAGGTGGCAAAGACCGCAAAGTGAAATTGGTCCTGTTCCTCGGTGCACTTGTTTTTGGTGCATATATACTTAGCGCGCCGCTCTTCAACGCCGACAAGAAATACAAAGCAGTTGAAATGGATCAGCAAGTGGAGATTTCAGCGTTCGATGAAACAAAAACGCCGGCAAGTGTTCCACCGAAGTTTGCGCGCAATAAGATGAAGAAAGCATTCGGGCAAGTTCCGAATACGAGTTACTATGAGCTCGGCAGTCTGCAAATTCAAAAAGTCGATGGCAAATTTGTCTACATTGCACCCGTGGAGTTTTCGGGCTTCTTTAAATGGTGGAGTGCTGATACAACGCCTGGCTACTTTACGATGAGTGCAACAGACTCGGCTGATAACCCGAAATTTGTGAAAGCAGAAATGACGTATACACCGTCGTCCTACTTCCACAAACAAGTGGAGCGTCATATACGGATGAAAATGCCGAACCTTATTTTTTACGGGGATGTTCAACTTGAAATTGACGACGATGGAAAACCGTATTATATCCGTTCTTATGGGGAATTCATTTCCGCGCGTAACGGCTTTGATGTAAAAGGGATTGTAATGGTCGATCCTGCTAATGGTGATGTGAAAAAGTATTTGCTTGCAGATATACCTGAATTCATCGACGGGGCTGTTTCACCTGAAGCGGTCAGTTTGCAAAATAGTTACTTCGGGAACTATATCCACGGTTTCTGGAATTCAGTCGTTGGGAAGAAAGATGTCAAGTTGCCATCTGATGAAGGAACAGAGGCGAATGTAAGCCCGATTTTTGACGAGAATGGTCATATGTATTACTTCACAGACTTTACAAGTCCAAAAGAAGGTGTCGACTCGATGCTTGGCTATGCGTTGACGGATGGTAAGACAGGAAAAGCAACGTATTATTCAGGTAATCTGGAAGAGTCCTATATGGATTCGCAAGGGGCACTGCAGATTATCGAGAAGAAATTCATCGAAAAGAAATGGTCCGGCGAAATGCCGGTCTTGTATAACTTCTACGGAGAAGCGAGTTGGTTAACGCCAGTGCTCGATTCAAATGGATTCCTGCAAAATTACTTCATTGTATCAGCAGCGAATCCGGAAATATCGGTTTACGGCAATACGCCGAACGAAGCATTGAAATTGTATAAGACAGCTCTTCAGCGCGGAGGTAGCAGTGTAGATGGTAGCTCGAGTGCGGAAGAGGCGAAAGCGGCTGTAACGGTCGTACGTGTATTCAAAGAGCGCGTCGGTGATTTTACACTTGTTTCGTTTTTAGCGGATGATGGACGCAACTTCATCGTCTCTTCGGAAGCTGTGCCACTCTCAATCTATATTCAAGAGGGCGATAAGCTTGTTGTGACATATTTAGAGACGGGTGAACTATTCTTGCCTGTGAAAGAGTTGACGAATGTTAGCGTGGAATAACGGAAGTGGAGTGCAAGGCGAATTCGCCTTGCACTCCATTTTTAGTTGCTATATATGTTGAATTAAAGAATCCCATTGAATCTACTGTGGCGCTCAATAAGGAGAGAGTATTAATTCGGAGGCCGCTGAAAAAGTCCTGTTTCCTTCAATCCCGTTGATTTCCGTTCCGAGCGGACGCTT from the Sporosarcina psychrophila genome contains:
- a CDS encoding histidine kinase, giving the protein MRAFKFVIPVMLLVGGFGWMKLTKEFQEVPGLTRLAIIIGAMILSGIISYFLFPKDEGEKS
- a CDS encoding biotin transporter BioY gives rise to the protein MTTATVKTKSKSAMSPLTLVYSGMFAALMMIGANITAFVPFLVVGGVPITLQTFFAILAGLILGSRRGALAMAVYMFIGLAGAPVFARFSGGFGSIISPTFGFIISYILVAFIVGKIVEKNGKLHGYIIAAIVGMVLNYVIGTNWMYYAYKLWAAAPDAFTYKVAWLWMVPPLPKDIILAVLAGIFGHRMYKVLKVRR
- the bioB gene encoding biotin synthase BioB; the encoded protein is MTKYTELAERVLVGHVLTDEEALSILGSPEEDLLPLLHAAYIIRKHYYGNKVKLNMIMNTKSGLCPENCGYCAQSIISKAPIEKYAMMKKEEIVAGAARAAELNAGTYCIVASGRGPANRELEIVINSVKEIKSKYEHMTICACLGLLKPDQASRLKDAGVDRYNHNINTSEAHHGSITTSHTYEDRVNTVDLVKQSGISPCSGVIIGMRETKQDVVSMARSLYAMDADSIPVNFLHAVDGTPLGGTDELTPIYCLKVLCLFRFINPTKEIRISGGREVNLRSLQPLGLYPANSIFIGDYLTTTGQESERDYQTLKDMGFEIDLEPLAKQPVPV
- a CDS encoding GNAT family N-acetyltransferase, with the protein product MNWYEKLNEYFPVEEMKSKEHMDALLTDKKSVYKKDEGPHHVLMYVEFEKFIFVDYLFVSTQSRGMGLGSKLLTMLKSKNKPILLEVEPVDYEDTDTAKRLKFYSRENFTHAQRIGYNRRSLATGENTVLEILYWSPTDSGEEEIYNAMTQTYDEIHTYKDETFYGKKYDPTDKVLIFHTKGKRDILQPFDTPE